From one Rubrobacter xylanophilus genomic stretch:
- a CDS encoding glycosyltransferase, translated as MNVFLWHVHGAWTTSFVHGRHRYLVPVLPERGPYGLGRARTYRWPENAVEITPEQAAGAEVDVVILQRPEELLGGLAERWLGGRRPGRDIPAVYVEHNAPQGRINDMRHPAADRPDLLLVHVTHFNALFWDAGSTPTRVVEHGIVDPGYRYTGELARAAVVINEARRRRRVTGTDLLGTLGTRVPLDLFGIDASSLGGIGDLPQAHLHREMARRRVYLHSIRWTSLGLSLLEAMHLGMPVVALATTEVPEAVPPEAGVVSTRPEVLEEALVRFTRDREAAREAGLAAREAALQRYGLGRFLEDWDRILTEVAA; from the coding sequence ATGAACGTCTTTCTCTGGCACGTCCACGGGGCCTGGACCACCTCCTTCGTCCACGGCCGGCACCGCTACCTCGTCCCCGTGCTGCCGGAGCGCGGCCCCTACGGGCTCGGCCGGGCGCGCACCTACCGGTGGCCGGAGAACGCCGTCGAGATCACCCCCGAGCAGGCCGCCGGAGCCGAGGTGGACGTGGTGATCCTCCAACGGCCCGAGGAGCTGCTCGGAGGGCTCGCCGAGAGGTGGCTCGGAGGGCGCAGGCCCGGACGGGACATCCCGGCCGTCTACGTGGAGCACAACGCCCCACAGGGACGCATAAACGACATGCGCCATCCGGCCGCCGATCGCCCGGACCTCCTGTTGGTGCACGTCACCCACTTCAACGCCCTCTTCTGGGACGCTGGCTCCACCCCCACCCGGGTGGTGGAGCATGGGATCGTCGACCCCGGGTACCGCTACACCGGGGAGCTGGCCCGGGCCGCGGTGGTCATAAACGAGGCCCGCCGCCGGCGGCGGGTCACCGGAACCGACCTCCTGGGCACCCTCGGCACCAGGGTTCCGCTGGACCTCTTCGGGATCGACGCCTCCTCCCTCGGCGGGATAGGGGATCTGCCGCAGGCGCATCTGCACCGCGAGATGGCCCGGCGGAGGGTCTACCTGCACTCGATCCGCTGGACCTCGCTCGGGCTCTCGCTGCTGGAGGCGATGCATCTCGGGATGCCCGTCGTCGCCCTGGCCACGACGGAGGTGCCGGAGGCCGTCCCGCCGGAGGCCGGTGTGGTCTCGACCCGGCCCGAGGTGCTGGAGGAGGCGCTGGTCCGCTTCACACGCGATCGGGAGGCGGCCCGGGAGGCCGGGCTCGCGGCCCGCGAGGCCGCCCTGCAGCGCTACGGCCTCGGGCGGTTCCTGGAGGACTGGGATCGGATACTCACGGAGGTTGCAGCATGA
- a CDS encoding glycosyltransferase, whose protein sequence is MRIAMVSEHASPLAALGGVDAGGQNVHVAALSRELGYRGADVVVYTRRENPRTPRRVRLAPRVCVEHVDAGPPEPIPKDELLPYMDAFAARLRRAWERWRPDVVHAHFWMSGRASLAAAESLSLPVVQTFHALGVVKRRHQGPRDTSPPGRIEEERGILRRADHVIATCSDEVFELLRLGAEPRRISVVPCGVDLGLFTPEGPSEERTPGPGRLVVVSRLVERKGIGDAISALPHLPEVELVVAGGPPAPEIPTDPEARRFMKLARRLGVEDRVRLLGRVDHDGVPALLRSADVAVCVPHYEPFGIVPLEAMACGVPVVASAVGGLVDSVVHGKTGLLVPPRDPEALARALRSLLEDPARRRAFGEAGVRRVRSRYGWHRVAEQTLEVYRSLPDIAREARRGTAR, encoded by the coding sequence ATGAGGATAGCGATGGTCTCGGAGCACGCGAGCCCCCTCGCCGCGCTGGGAGGAGTCGACGCCGGGGGTCAGAACGTACACGTGGCCGCCCTGAGCAGGGAGCTGGGGTACCGCGGGGCTGACGTGGTAGTCTACACCCGCCGGGAAAACCCCCGGACGCCCCGCAGGGTACGCCTGGCTCCCCGGGTCTGCGTGGAGCACGTGGACGCCGGACCGCCCGAACCGATACCCAAAGACGAGCTTCTGCCCTACATGGACGCCTTCGCCGCCCGGCTCCGGCGGGCCTGGGAACGGTGGCGCCCGGACGTGGTCCACGCCCACTTCTGGATGTCCGGGCGGGCCTCCCTGGCCGCGGCGGAATCCCTGAGCCTGCCCGTGGTGCAGACCTTCCACGCCCTCGGGGTCGTCAAGCGGCGCCACCAGGGCCCCAGGGACACCAGCCCTCCTGGACGCATCGAAGAGGAGCGCGGAATCCTCCGCCGGGCCGACCACGTCATCGCCACCTGCAGCGACGAGGTCTTCGAGCTTTTGCGCCTCGGGGCGGAGCCCCGTAGGATCTCGGTCGTCCCCTGCGGGGTGGACCTCGGGCTCTTCACCCCGGAAGGCCCCTCCGAGGAACGCACCCCGGGACCCGGGCGCCTGGTGGTGGTGAGCCGGCTCGTGGAGCGCAAGGGGATAGGCGACGCCATCTCCGCCCTGCCTCACCTCCCGGAGGTCGAGCTGGTGGTGGCCGGCGGGCCCCCGGCCCCCGAGATCCCCACCGACCCGGAGGCCCGGAGGTTCATGAAGCTCGCCCGCAGGCTGGGGGTCGAGGACCGGGTGCGGCTGCTCGGGAGGGTGGATCACGACGGGGTCCCCGCCCTGCTCCGCTCGGCGGACGTCGCCGTGTGCGTCCCGCACTACGAGCCCTTCGGGATAGTCCCGCTGGAGGCGATGGCCTGCGGGGTGCCGGTCGTGGCCTCCGCGGTCGGCGGGCTGGTGGACTCGGTGGTGCACGGGAAGACCGGCCTCTTGGTCCCGCCGCGCGACCCGGAGGCGCTGGCGCGGGCGCTCCGCTCCCTGCTGGAGGACCCCGCGCGGCGCAGGGCCTTCGGGGAGGCCGGGGTCCGCCGGGTCCGCTCCCGCTACGGATGGCACCGGGTGGCGGAGCAGACCCTGGAGGTCTACCGGAGCCTCCCGGACATCGCCCGGGAGGCCCGCAGGGGGACGGCACGATGA
- the rfaE2 gene encoding D-glycero-beta-D-manno-heptose 1-phosphate adenylyltransferase, which translates to MSRTHLVVVGDALLDRDISGRATRLCPDAPVPVVEEETRRNRPGGAALAAALAAADGQEVSLICALGRDEPGEELAGLLEAAAVRVVDLGLYGPTPEKVRILASGRPVLRLDREAPATPGLPTEGAAGLLENASSILVSDYGRGVAANLRELLEKAAAQIPLVWDPHPRGPEPVPGACLATPNAAEAALFARAGGEGRAAAGRWARLLLERWRVSGVTVTLGPEGAVAADESSSFAVPAPRVAGGDPCGAGDRFASRAASLAAAGVSLREMVEEAVRAASAFVAAGGAHSFHPGVAPPGEAADAAELARRVRERGGTVVATGGCFDLLHAGHVRMLEAARSLGDCLIVCLNSDASVRRLKGEDRPLVPQEERAAVLKALGCVDAVAIFGEDTPERVLERIRPHVFAKGGDYDVSELPEARVLARWGGEAVILPYVEGRSTSRLIREAVNRATKSI; encoded by the coding sequence GTGAGCCGGACGCATCTGGTGGTCGTGGGCGACGCCCTGCTGGACAGGGACATAAGCGGCCGGGCGACCCGGCTGTGCCCGGACGCCCCGGTCCCGGTGGTCGAGGAGGAGACCCGGCGCAACCGCCCCGGCGGTGCGGCGCTCGCCGCCGCCCTCGCCGCCGCCGACGGGCAGGAGGTCTCTTTGATCTGCGCGCTGGGCCGGGACGAACCCGGGGAGGAGCTGGCCGGTCTCCTGGAGGCCGCTGCGGTGCGGGTTGTGGACCTGGGGCTCTACGGACCCACCCCGGAGAAGGTCCGGATCCTGGCCTCCGGACGCCCCGTACTGCGGCTGGACCGGGAGGCCCCTGCAACCCCCGGCCTCCCCACGGAAGGGGCCGCCGGGCTCCTCGAGAACGCCTCCTCCATCCTGGTCTCGGACTACGGACGCGGGGTCGCCGCGAACCTCCGGGAGCTGCTGGAGAAGGCCGCCGCACAGATCCCTCTGGTCTGGGATCCCCACCCACGCGGCCCCGAACCGGTCCCCGGGGCCTGCCTGGCCACCCCGAACGCCGCGGAGGCGGCGCTGTTCGCCCGCGCCGGCGGCGAAGGCCGCGCCGCCGCGGGTCGGTGGGCCCGGCTGCTCCTGGAACGCTGGCGGGTCTCGGGTGTGACGGTGACCCTCGGCCCGGAGGGAGCCGTGGCGGCCGACGAGAGCTCCTCCTTCGCCGTCCCCGCCCCCCGCGTCGCGGGCGGGGATCCCTGCGGCGCCGGGGACCGCTTCGCCTCCCGGGCGGCCTCCCTCGCCGCGGCCGGGGTCTCCCTGCGGGAGATGGTCGAAGAGGCGGTGCGGGCCGCCTCGGCGTTCGTGGCGGCGGGCGGGGCCCACAGCTTCCACCCCGGCGTGGCGCCGCCCGGGGAGGCGGCGGACGCCGCGGAGCTCGCCCGGCGAGTGCGCGAGCGGGGCGGTACCGTCGTGGCCACCGGGGGGTGCTTCGACCTGCTGCACGCCGGGCACGTGCGGATGCTCGAGGCCGCCCGTTCCCTCGGAGACTGCCTCATCGTCTGCCTGAACTCCGACGCCTCCGTGCGGCGTCTCAAGGGCGAGGACCGCCCGCTGGTCCCCCAGGAGGAGCGGGCCGCGGTGCTGAAGGCCCTGGGCTGCGTGGATGCCGTCGCGATCTTCGGGGAGGACACCCCGGAGAGGGTGCTGGAGCGCATCAGGCCCCACGTCTTCGCCAAGGGCGGCGACTACGACGTCTCCGAGCTGCCGGAGGCGAGGGTCCTGGCCCGGTGGGGCGGCGAGGCGGTCATCCTCCCCTACGTCGAGGGGCGCTCGACGAGCCGTCTGATCCGGGAGGCCGTAAACCGGGCCACGAAGAGCATCTGA
- a CDS encoding glycosyltransferase family 9 protein: protein MSPVGERPTLVALRALGLGDLLTAVPALRALRERFPEHRPVLAAPVPLAPLARLAAGFEVADAAPLAPLPGWLHGADVAVNLHGRGPQSHRVLLAARPRRALWFANPDVPQSAEGPRWRDEEHEVRRWCRLLAHYGILADPRRLEIPAPNLPVPPEARGATLIHPGASSPARRWPPERWAAIARAEREANRRVVITGGPGEEELGHRVAALAGLPAGAVHAGRTDLLQLAALVAAAGRVACGDTGVAHLATALSTPSVVLFGPTPPSRWGPPPGKPHHRVLWAGTTGDPHGGSPDPGLLRIGVAEVLEALDALPEKLHPACNLRAKSRAAAQRPVNHPSSGG, encoded by the coding sequence GTGTCCCCCGTCGGCGAAAGGCCGACGCTGGTCGCCCTCCGGGCCCTCGGGCTCGGGGACCTGCTGACGGCGGTCCCCGCGCTGCGGGCGCTGCGGGAGCGCTTTCCCGAACACCGCCCCGTCCTCGCGGCCCCGGTGCCGCTCGCCCCGCTGGCCCGCCTCGCGGCGGGCTTCGAGGTCGCCGACGCGGCGCCGCTCGCCCCGCTGCCCGGGTGGCTGCACGGGGCCGACGTCGCCGTCAACCTGCACGGCCGGGGTCCCCAGAGCCACCGGGTGCTCCTCGCGGCCCGGCCGCGCCGGGCGCTCTGGTTCGCCAACCCGGACGTGCCGCAGAGCGCGGAGGGTCCCCGCTGGCGCGATGAGGAGCACGAGGTGCGGCGCTGGTGCCGCCTGCTCGCCCATTACGGTATCCTGGCGGACCCCCGAAGGCTGGAGATCCCCGCGCCCAATCTTCCGGTCCCGCCTGAGGCCCGCGGGGCCACCCTCATCCATCCCGGAGCATCCAGCCCCGCCCGCCGCTGGCCACCGGAAAGGTGGGCCGCCATCGCCCGCGCCGAGAGGGAGGCGAACCGCCGCGTCGTCATCACCGGAGGCCCGGGGGAAGAAGAGCTGGGCCACAGGGTCGCCGCCCTCGCCGGTCTTCCCGCCGGTGCGGTCCACGCGGGCCGCACCGACCTTCTGCAGCTCGCAGCCCTCGTCGCCGCGGCGGGGAGGGTAGCCTGCGGCGACACCGGGGTCGCCCACCTGGCCACCGCCCTCTCCACCCCCTCAGTGGTGCTCTTCGGTCCCACCCCGCCCTCCCGCTGGGGACCGCCCCCCGGCAAGCCGCACCATCGCGTGCTGTGGGCGGGCACGACCGGCGACCCTCACGGCGGCAGCCCGGACCCCGGCCTCCTTCGGATAGGGGTGGCGGAGGTGCTGGAGGCGCTGGACGCCCTCCCCGAAAAGTTGCACCCCGCCTGCAACCTTCGGGCCAAATCCCGCGCCGCGGCGCAAAGACCGGTTAACCATCCGTCTTCCGGCGGGTAA
- a CDS encoding DUF2795 domain-containing protein yields the protein MLLPPPHRVNGTRKATATPVSALGFGSHSEVQKHLKDAGWPASKEDLASTTGGDGALEDFVEWLSNLPAREYTGPETCRRLRRRAGHWRGPPTK from the coding sequence ATGCTTTTGCCGCCTCCCCACCGGGTAAATGGTACGCGCAAAGCCACGGCGACTCCTGTGAGCGCCTTGGGTTTCGGATCCCATAGTGAGGTGCAGAAGCACCTCAAAGACGCCGGGTGGCCGGCGAGTAAAGAAGATCTCGCCTCCACCACCGGGGGCGACGGCGCCCTGGAAGATTTCGTCGAGTGGCTGAGTAATCTCCCCGCCCGGGAGTACACCGGCCCCGAGACGTGCAGAAGGCTTCGAAGAAGGGCTGGGCACTGGAGGGGGCCACCGACGAAATGA
- a CDS encoding HAD-IIIA family hydrolase has translation MSLPSVDVVIPTAGRPSLRTLLEALSHQPPPGRLIVVDDRREPTGPPLPGLAGRVEVLRGPARGPAAARNAGWRASRAEWVAFLDDDVVPTPTWTRDLLRDLSGLGSDVAASQGQLRVPLPAGRRPTDAERGVKGLETARWITANIAYRRSALERLGGFDERFPRAYREDVELGLRAVRSGLRIVGGERTVLHPARPAGPLESVRRQAGNADDALMLRLYGRGWRREAGVPTGCRPRHLLVTTAGAAALAALAAGHRTPAALGAAIWLLGTAEFAASRILPGPRTLPEVSSMLLTSALIPPAASAFWILGLLRARGARPVPGRPEAVLFDRDGTLVLDVPYNGDPERVVPVPGARRALDRLRAAGVAVGVVSNQSGLARGLLTPRQVAAVNRRVEELLGPFGVWEICPHGPEDGCGCRKPAPGLVLRAAARLGADPRRCVVVGDIGADVEAARAAGARAILVPTPATRPEEVAAVPEVVPDLESAVDLVLGGGG, from the coding sequence ATGAGCCTCCCCTCGGTCGACGTGGTGATCCCCACCGCCGGACGCCCCTCGCTCCGCACCCTGCTGGAGGCCCTCTCCCACCAGCCGCCGCCGGGCCGGCTGATCGTGGTGGACGACCGCAGAGAACCCACCGGCCCCCCGCTCCCCGGGCTCGCCGGCAGGGTGGAGGTCCTGCGCGGACCCGCCCGGGGCCCCGCCGCGGCCCGCAACGCCGGCTGGCGGGCCTCCCGGGCCGAGTGGGTGGCCTTTCTGGACGACGACGTGGTCCCCACCCCCACCTGGACCCGCGACCTCCTGCGGGATCTCTCGGGCCTCGGGAGCGACGTCGCCGCCAGCCAGGGGCAGCTCCGGGTCCCCCTCCCGGCCGGAAGGAGGCCCACGGACGCCGAGAGGGGCGTCAAGGGGCTCGAGACGGCCCGCTGGATAACCGCCAACATCGCCTACCGGCGGTCGGCACTGGAGCGCCTCGGCGGCTTCGACGAGCGCTTCCCCCGCGCCTACCGCGAGGACGTGGAGCTCGGGCTGCGGGCCGTGCGCTCCGGGCTGCGCATCGTGGGGGGTGAGAGGACGGTGCTGCACCCCGCGCGTCCGGCCGGGCCTCTGGAGAGCGTCCGGCGGCAGGCCGGCAACGCCGACGACGCCCTGATGCTCCGCCTGTACGGGCGCGGCTGGCGCCGGGAAGCCGGCGTCCCCACCGGCTGCAGGCCGCGGCACCTGCTCGTCACCACGGCCGGGGCCGCCGCACTCGCCGCCCTGGCCGCCGGTCACCGCACTCCGGCTGCGCTCGGGGCGGCGATCTGGCTGCTCGGGACCGCGGAGTTCGCCGCATCCCGCATCCTCCCGGGTCCCCGCACCCTCCCGGAGGTCTCGTCCATGCTCCTGACGAGCGCCCTCATCCCTCCGGCGGCCTCGGCCTTCTGGATCCTCGGGCTGTTGCGCGCCCGCGGGGCGCGCCCGGTTCCCGGCAGACCGGAGGCCGTCCTCTTCGACCGGGACGGGACGCTGGTGCTCGACGTCCCGTACAACGGCGACCCCGAGAGGGTGGTTCCCGTACCCGGAGCCCGGCGGGCGCTGGACCGGCTCCGGGCCGCCGGGGTGGCCGTGGGCGTGGTCTCCAACCAGAGCGGCCTCGCCCGGGGCCTACTCACCCCGCGGCAGGTGGCGGCCGTGAACCGCCGGGTCGAGGAGCTCCTCGGTCCCTTCGGGGTGTGGGAGATCTGTCCCCACGGCCCCGAGGACGGCTGCGGCTGCCGCAAGCCCGCCCCGGGGCTCGTGCTGCGGGCGGCGGCACGCCTCGGCGCCGACCCTCGCCGTTGCGTCGTGGTCGGCGACATCGGCGCGGACGTCGAGGCCGCCCGGGCCGCCGGGGCCCGGGCCATCCTCGTCCCCACCCCCGCCACCCGGCCGGAGGAGGTGGCGGCCGTCCCCGAGGTCGTCCCGGATCTGGAATCCGCCGTGGATCTCGTCCTGGGAGGCGGCGGATGA
- a CDS encoding NAD-dependent epimerase/dehydratase family protein, with product MRVAVVGATGNVGTSVLGSLAGEERVRSVLGIARRIPNLELPKVEWEAADVARDDLTDRFSGADAVVLLSWLIQPSRDLNKLWMVNVEGTMRAARAAVRAGVEVILYASSVGTYSPGPKDRRVDERWPTGGVAGSYYARQKAEVERRLDRFEAENPRVRVVRMRPGLVFKREASQGIRRLFGGPLFSGSLARTALMKAIPDVPGLRGQVVHSHDVGEAFRLALVREVRGAFNLAAEPPLDAAGLARAFGARTLRVPARPLRALMDVSWRMRLHPVSPGWLDLALGVPVMDTGRARRELGWEPRHDAFETVDELLEGLRSGADLDTPPLSRATGGRWRVRELLTGVGGREP from the coding sequence ATGCGGGTGGCCGTCGTGGGAGCAACGGGGAACGTGGGGACCAGCGTGCTCGGGTCTCTGGCCGGGGAGGAGCGGGTGCGGTCGGTGCTCGGGATCGCGCGGCGGATCCCCAACCTCGAGCTGCCCAAGGTGGAGTGGGAGGCCGCGGACGTCGCCCGAGACGACCTGACGGACCGCTTCTCCGGGGCGGACGCGGTGGTGCTGCTCTCCTGGCTCATCCAGCCCTCCCGCGACCTCAACAAGCTCTGGATGGTGAACGTGGAGGGGACCATGCGGGCGGCCCGGGCGGCCGTCCGGGCCGGGGTGGAGGTGATCCTGTATGCCTCCTCCGTGGGGACCTACTCGCCCGGTCCGAAGGACCGGAGGGTGGACGAGCGCTGGCCGACCGGCGGGGTTGCGGGCTCCTACTACGCCCGGCAGAAGGCCGAGGTGGAGCGCAGGCTGGACCGGTTCGAGGCCGAGAACCCGCGGGTGCGGGTGGTGAGGATGCGGCCGGGGCTGGTGTTCAAGCGGGAGGCCTCGCAGGGGATCCGGCGGCTCTTCGGCGGGCCGCTGTTCTCCGGTTCCCTGGCGCGGACCGCTCTCATGAAGGCCATCCCCGACGTTCCCGGGTTGCGGGGGCAGGTGGTCCACTCCCACGACGTGGGGGAGGCCTTCCGGCTGGCTCTCGTGCGGGAGGTGCGCGGGGCCTTCAACCTCGCCGCAGAGCCCCCGCTGGACGCCGCCGGGCTGGCCCGGGCGTTCGGCGCCCGGACTCTCCGGGTCCCGGCCCGTCCGCTGCGGGCTCTGATGGACGTCTCCTGGAGGATGCGCCTCCATCCCGTCTCCCCGGGATGGCTGGACCTCGCGCTCGGGGTTCCCGTCATGGACACCGGGCGGGCCCGCCGGGAGCTCGGCTGGGAGCCGCGACACGACGCATTCGAGACGGTGGATGAGCTGCTGGAGGGCCTCAGGAGCGGGGCCGACCTCGACACCCCGCCCCTGAGCCGGGCCACCGGCGGACGCTGGAGGGTGCGGGAGCTGCTCACCGGCGTGGGAGGGAGGGAACCGTGA
- a CDS encoding D-sedoheptulose-7-phosphate isomerase yields MRAALPPTGREHLAALARALASFEEEVWRLESWGRRLAEVLTGGGRLLAAGNGGSAALAQHLTGELVGRYLEDRRAFSALALHAEGPGLTAIANDYGPEEVFARQVRAHGRPGDVLVALSTSGRSPNVLAAARAARECGMAAWALTGPAPNPLAELCDEALCVEARSTATIQEVHQVAIHILCSALDREAAR; encoded by the coding sequence ATGAGGGCAGCCCTACCTCCCACCGGCAGGGAGCACCTGGCGGCCCTTGCGCGGGCGCTCGCCTCCTTCGAGGAGGAGGTGTGGCGGCTGGAATCGTGGGGGAGGCGACTGGCGGAGGTTCTCACGGGCGGCGGGCGGCTGCTCGCCGCCGGCAACGGCGGGAGCGCGGCCCTCGCCCAGCACCTCACCGGCGAGCTGGTGGGCCGCTACCTGGAGGACCGCCGGGCCTTCTCCGCCCTCGCCCTGCACGCTGAGGGACCGGGCCTCACCGCCATAGCCAACGACTACGGTCCGGAGGAGGTCTTCGCCCGGCAGGTGCGGGCCCACGGGCGTCCGGGAGACGTGCTCGTGGCCCTCTCCACCTCCGGACGGAGCCCCAACGTGCTGGCGGCGGCCCGGGCCGCCCGGGAGTGCGGCATGGCCGCCTGGGCCCTCACCGGTCCGGCCCCGAACCCGCTCGCCGAGCTCTGCGACGAGGCGCTGTGCGTGGAGGCTCGGTCGACGGCGACCATCCAGGAGGTCCACCAGGTGGCGATACACATCCTCTGCTCCGCCCTCGACCGGGAGGCGGCCCGGTGA
- a CDS encoding glycosyltransferase family 9 protein: MRPHTLVARLDNAGDVLLAGPAVRAVAAGSRRVTMLCGPRGEEAARMLPGIDEIVVYDAPWVAFEPAPLDKDETLGLVERVAALGVDRALILTSFHQSPLPLALLLKMAGVPFIAANSVDYPGSLLNVRHRPPDDIHEVDRSLSLARAAGYELPPGDAGRLEVRRTSTLPQELPRRPYVAVHPGASVPARAWDPKRYAGLVRTLVQEGWRVVVTGGPSERTLTSRVAGPPNPAVVDLGGKTDLTALAEVLARAEVTVTGNTGPAHLSAAVGTPVVSLFAPTVPAVRWRPWRVPHLLLHREVPCAGCRARACPVEGHPCIGGVAEEEVVRAVERLAGSRAAERTR, encoded by the coding sequence ATGAGGCCGCACACCCTGGTCGCCCGGCTGGACAACGCCGGGGACGTTCTGCTCGCCGGTCCCGCCGTGCGGGCCGTCGCCGCCGGCTCGAGGCGGGTCACCATGCTGTGCGGCCCGAGGGGCGAGGAGGCGGCACGGATGCTGCCCGGGATCGACGAGATCGTCGTCTACGACGCCCCCTGGGTCGCCTTCGAACCCGCCCCCCTCGACAAGGACGAGACCCTCGGTCTCGTGGAGCGCGTCGCGGCGCTGGGGGTGGACCGGGCCCTCATCCTCACCTCCTTCCACCAGAGCCCGCTACCGCTCGCGCTGCTGCTGAAGATGGCCGGGGTGCCGTTCATCGCGGCCAACAGCGTGGACTATCCCGGTTCCCTGCTGAACGTCCGGCACCGCCCCCCCGACGACATCCACGAGGTCGATCGCTCGCTGAGCCTCGCGCGCGCCGCCGGCTACGAGCTCCCGCCCGGCGACGCGGGAAGGCTCGAAGTCCGCAGAACCTCCACCCTCCCGCAGGAGCTTCCCCGGCGGCCCTACGTCGCCGTGCACCCCGGCGCCTCGGTCCCGGCCCGGGCCTGGGATCCGAAGCGGTACGCCGGGCTGGTGCGGACCCTGGTGCAGGAGGGCTGGCGAGTGGTGGTCACCGGGGGGCCCTCGGAGCGGACGCTCACCTCCAGGGTGGCGGGCCCGCCGAACCCGGCGGTCGTGGACCTGGGCGGGAAGACGGACCTCACCGCCCTCGCGGAGGTTCTGGCCCGGGCCGAGGTCACGGTCACCGGCAACACCGGCCCCGCCCACCTCTCCGCCGCCGTCGGCACCCCGGTGGTCTCCCTCTTCGCCCCAACAGTGCCGGCCGTCCGCTGGCGCCCCTGGCGAGTCCCCCACCTTCTGCTCCACAGGGAGGTACCCTGTGCGGGCTGCCGGGCGCGGGCGTGCCCGGTCGAGGGCCATCCCTGCATCGGAGGCGTGGCGGAAGAGGAGGTCGTCCGGGCGGTGGAGCGCCTGGCCGGCTCCCGGGCGGCGGAGCGGACGCGATGA
- a CDS encoding carbamoyltransferase family protein, translating into MRVLGINAVFHDPAAALVVDGETVAAAEEERFSRRKHGKRPVPFAAWELPERAAAWCLEAAGLSPKELDAVVYAYDPGLAPAPGPDITAGEWEGLRTLYARRAPLFLRSALPGLDPGRVRFVAHHVAHAASATLASPYDSCAVMVLDGRGERASYLAGRDAGDHLEVLTLQPLPHSLGLMYESLTEHLGFLRSSDEYKVMALASYGSPVFLEELRREIRATPEGGFETAPVDWGRYAPPLRSGGEWAREHADLAASVQRRLEEVILDLACWLHERTGERRLALAGGVALNCVANSRLWRKGPFDEVWVQPAAGDAGTALGAAMHVGRELGERVRPMPGVDLGRGWTDEELEETLRRARLPYERPQDIAEAAAAVLAADGIVAWFQGRSEWGPRALGHRSLLAHPGRRANLERLNDIKGREQFRPVAPMVLLERAGEIFDDGPLPSPYMLFTHRVRKDWARRIPAVVHVDGTARIQTVDPDREPLVARLLKSFERRTGLPVVVNTSLNTAGRPMVDSPRDALECFGSAPVDALALGPFLLRRAALAGGRNPA; encoded by the coding sequence ATGAGAGTGTTGGGCATAAACGCGGTCTTCCACGATCCCGCGGCGGCGCTCGTGGTGGACGGAGAGACGGTGGCGGCGGCCGAGGAGGAGCGCTTCTCCCGCCGGAAGCACGGCAAGCGGCCGGTGCCGTTCGCGGCTTGGGAGCTCCCGGAGAGGGCGGCGGCCTGGTGCCTGGAGGCGGCCGGGCTCTCACCAAAGGAGCTGGACGCCGTGGTCTACGCCTACGATCCCGGCCTGGCCCCCGCACCAGGTCCGGACATCACCGCTGGAGAGTGGGAGGGCTTGAGGACCCTGTACGCCCGCCGGGCACCGCTGTTTCTGCGTTCGGCGCTGCCGGGGCTGGACCCGGGGCGGGTGCGCTTCGTGGCCCACCACGTAGCCCACGCCGCCTCGGCGACCCTGGCTTCCCCGTACGACTCCTGCGCGGTGATGGTGCTCGACGGCCGGGGGGAGAGAGCCTCCTACCTCGCCGGCCGGGACGCCGGCGATCACCTCGAGGTTCTCACCCTCCAGCCCCTGCCGCACTCCCTGGGTCTGATGTACGAGAGCCTCACGGAGCATCTGGGGTTTCTGCGCTCCTCGGACGAATACAAGGTCATGGCGCTCGCCTCCTACGGGAGCCCGGTGTTCCTGGAGGAGCTGCGGCGGGAGATCCGGGCCACCCCGGAAGGGGGCTTCGAGACCGCCCCTGTGGACTGGGGCCGCTACGCTCCCCCGCTCCGCAGCGGAGGAGAGTGGGCCCGGGAGCACGCCGACCTCGCCGCCAGCGTGCAGCGGCGGCTGGAGGAGGTGATCCTGGACCTGGCCTGCTGGCTGCACGAGAGGACCGGTGAGCGCCGCCTCGCGCTCGCCGGGGGCGTGGCGCTCAACTGCGTGGCCAACAGCCGCCTCTGGCGAAAGGGCCCCTTCGACGAGGTCTGGGTGCAGCCTGCGGCCGGGGACGCCGGGACCGCCCTTGGGGCGGCGATGCACGTGGGGCGGGAGCTGGGGGAGAGGGTGAGGCCCATGCCGGGGGTGGACCTCGGGCGCGGCTGGACGGACGAAGAGCTCGAGGAGACGCTCCGACGGGCCCGCCTCCCCTACGAGCGGCCTCAGGACATCGCCGAGGCGGCGGCCGCGGTGCTGGCGGCCGACGGGATCGTCGCCTGGTTCCAGGGCCGCAGTGAGTGGGGTCCCCGGGCGCTCGGCCACCGCAGCCTGCTCGCCCATCCCGGCCGCAGGGCCAACCTGGAGCGCCTCAACGACATAAAGGGGCGCGAGCAGTTCAGGCCCGTCGCCCCCATGGTCCTGCTGGAGCGGGCGGGGGAGATCTTCGACGATGGCCCCCTGCCGAGCCCGTACATGCTCTTCACCCACCGGGTGCGCAAGGACTGGGCGCGGCGCATCCCGGCCGTCGTGCACGTGGACGGGACCGCCAGGATCCAGACCGTAGACCCCGACCGGGAGCCCCTCGTCGCCCGGCTGCTCAAAAGCTTCGAGCGGCGCACGGGCCTGCCGGTCGTGGTCAACACGAGCCTCAACACCGCCGGGCGTCCCATGGTGGACAGCCCGCGCGACGCCCTGGAGTGCTTCGGATCGGCCCCCGTGGACGCCCTGGCGCTGGGCCCCTTCCTGCTCCGCCGGGCGGCCCTGGCGGGCGGACGCAACCCCGCATGA